A single Epinephelus fuscoguttatus linkage group LG13, E.fuscoguttatus.final_Chr_v1 DNA region contains:
- the lmln gene encoding leishmanolysin-like peptidase, with protein sequence MEPRLSGDGKPSVSWFLGPALVLSILAVLVSCHGTCKHRVPSPEEVVHHVYLKPERLTKRSSPDDLQLKIKIIYDYSVDQLPADKRRLVKDKLFPQAIDYLQRAFSVRRRVGPVLLSRQCATNQYLRKRDDPHRYCQDACADVTRCGPVVVPQHHLQQCKVCSESGKSCGPLGPPDGPGVEGSDFVLYVSGITTERCGQENIVAYAAYCQLEAELDRPIAGYANLCPAMISSQPQEFEGMLSTVKHEIIHALGFSAGLFAFYHDDEGKPLTPRFTSGLPAFNESLGLYQWSEAVIRRVSRLWDIRGGVMVRHQVHVLVTPRVVEEARRHFNCPILEGMELENQGGTGTELNHWEKRLLENEAMTGSHTQNRVFSRLTLAIMEDSGWYRANYSLAQRLDWGRGLGCDFVMKSCKFWMDRQRQRRHSVTPYCDTVRASPLQLTCRQDQLAVAVCNLQKYPQELPLEYQYFERIPEVSSDELSMFGGAVEIADFCPFSQEFSWHLSGEYQRNSYCRVSENQPDWWRNYGAEQYGPDSVCLYQKSAFVMEQCTRKMTYPDWGSGCYKVWCSAQGLTVFVQDRSFVCVRKGQLLSVSVRVNDWVYNGVLICPACTDFCDNCPLPHQLPPINSSRSHPIDPCSSSPGLAITLWLLLLNLLPLVAGLLLCHCS encoded by the exons ATGGAGCCGAGGCTGAGCGGGGATGGCAAGCCGTCCGTGTCCTGGTTCCTCGGCCCTGCCCTCGTCCTCTCCATCCTGGCTGTGTTAGTGAGCTGCCACGGGACGTGCAAGCACCGAGTCCCGTCTCCCGAGGAG gttgtccatcatGTGTACTTGAAGCCTGAGCGTCTGACGAAGAGAAGCTCCCCTGACGACCTCCAACTGAAGATAAAGATCATCTACGACTACAGCGTTGACCA GCTTCCTGCAGACAAGAGGAGACTGGTAAAG gaTAAGCTGTTTCCTCAGGCCATCGATTACCTGCAGAGAGCCTTCAGTGTGAGGCGCAGGGTGGGTCCTGTGCTGCTCAGCAG ACAATGTGCAACCAACCAGTACCTGAGGAAGAGAGATGACCCTCATCGCTACTGCCAGGACGCCTGTGCAGACGTCACCCGGTGTGGCCCTGTCGTCGTACCTCAGCACCACCTGCAG CAATGCAAGGTGTGCAGTGAGTCAGGGAAGTCCTGTGGCCCCCTGGGGCCCCCAGATGGCCCCGGAGTGGAAGGGTCCGACTTTGTGCTCTACGTCAGCGGCATCACCACAGAGCGCTGTGGGCAGGAGAACATAGTGGCCTACGCTGCTTACTGCCAGCTGGAAGCAGAGCTGGACAG ACCTATAGCAGGCTATGCCAATCTGTGCCCTGCGATGATCTCCTCTCAGCCTCAGGAGTTTGAAGGGATGCTGTCTACAGTCAAACATGAGATCATCCACGCTCTG GGGTtctcagctggtctgtttgccTTCTACCACGATGACGAGGGCAAACCTCTGACTCCTCGATTCACCAGCGGCCTGCCCGCCTTCAACGAGAG cctgGGTCTGTACCAGTGGAGTGAGGCGGTGATCAGGAGGGTCAGCAGGCTGTGGGACATCAGAGGAGGAGTGATGGTCCGACACCAAGTCCACGTCCTCGTCACTCCCCGAGTCGTG GAGGAGGCGAGGAGACATTTTAACTGTCCCATCTTGGAGGGGATGGAGCTGGAGAACCAGGGAGGGACAGGGACTGAGCTGAACCACTGGGAGAAGAGACTGCTGGAG AACGAGGCGATGACGGGCTCCCACACTCAGAACCGGGTGTTTTCTCGGCTGACGCTGGCCATCATGGAGGACAGCGGCTGGTACCGAGCCAACTACAGCCTGGCCCAGAGGTTGGACTGGGGCCGCGGCCTCGGCTGTGACTTCGTCATGAAGAGCTGCAAGTTCTGGATGGACCGACAGAGACAGAG ACGACACTCTGTGACTCCGTACTGTGACACAGTGAGAGCGTCTCCTCTGCAGCTGACCTGCAGACAGGACCAGCTGGCTGTGGCCGTCTGCAACCTGCAGAAGTACCCACAGGAGCTGCCGCTGGAGTAccag tactTTGAGAGGATCCCTGAGGTGTCCTCGGATGAGCTGTCGATGTTCGGCGGCGCCGTGGAGATCGCTGACTTCTGTCCCTTCAGTCAGGAGTTCAGTTGGCACCTGAGCGGAGAGTATCAGAGGAACTCGTACTGCAGAGTGTCAGAGAACCAGCCAG actggTGGAGGAACTACGGAGCAGAGCAGTATGGACCggactctgtgtgtctgtaccaGAAGTCCGCCTTTGTGATGGAGCAGTGTACCAGGAAGATGACGTACCCTGACTGGGGCTCCGGATGCTACAAG GTGTGGTGCTCGGCTCAGGGCCTGACGGTGTTCGTTCAGGATCGCTCCTTCGTCTGCGTCCGGAAAGGTCAGCTGCTGAGCGTCAGCGTGCGAGTCAACGACTGGGTTTACAACGGCGTCCTGATCTGCCCCGCCTGCACCGACTTCTGTGACAACTGCCCCCTCCCACACCAGCTCCCGCCCATCAACTCCTCCAGGAGTCACCCCATTG accCGTGCTCCAGCTCTCCAGGTCTGGCCATCACTCTGTGGCTCCTGCTGCTCAACCTgctccccctggtggctggACTGCTGCTCTGCCACTGCAGCTGA